Proteins encoded in a region of the Pocillopora verrucosa isolate sample1 chromosome 11, ASM3666991v2, whole genome shotgun sequence genome:
- the LOC131793286 gene encoding uncharacterized protein, whose translation MSLAMTTLLLMFVLDLTAIFFNGLLLLSCFRHEKKYRFFKKCWILLGLQVACQVVILIADAVEWWNGFRIQATESCNVLRVLSLSMMFFQITNLTAIMKVCYQHPSVHAEHKLYAVLFLGFIASAMIFWPWCFSKTAIFQVVHKAALLLTMSIDVYLVSVALAKDNAEYNEEFMSSKSDAAMDSRFLSRSWRAWTDNKKSLFVIVFLAACSVLIFSDVALARFESALWGRDLKGDTSIDGTVYLLILKFCLGTCLPLTLYDLINLSYPRKKGKGTQVTI comes from the coding sequence ATGTCCTTAGCCATGACAACTCTTCTTTTGATGTTCGTACTGGATTTAACCGCAATCTTTTTCAACGGACTACTGCTACTGAGCTGTTtcagacatgaaaaaaaatacagatttttcaaaaagtgCTGGATACTTTTAGGTCTTCAGGTCGCTTGCCAAGTTGTAATTCTGATCGCGGATGCagtggaatggtggaatggtttCCGTATTCAAGCTACGGAATCCTGTAATGTCTTGAGAGTTCTTTCCTTGTCCATGATGTTTTTTCAAATTACTAACCTAACGGCAATCATGAAAGTGTGTTATCAACATCCCTCAGTACATGCAGAACATAAATTGTACGCGGTGCTTTTTTTGGGATTCATCGCTTCCGCAATGATCTTTTGGCCTTGGTGCTTCTCGAAAACGGCCATTTTTCAAGTCGTCCATAAAGCTGCGTTGCTTTTGACCATGTCTATTGACGTCTATTTGGTTTCCGTAGCCTTGGCTAAAGACAATGCTGAATACAATGAGGAGTTCATGTCATCAAAATCAGACGCCGCGATGGATTCACGTTTCTTGTCACGGTCTTGGAGAGCTTGGACAGACAACAAGAAGTCCTTATTCGTTATCGTTTTTCTTGCAGCATGTTCGGTGCTGATTTTCAGCGACGTGGCCCTTGCTCGTTTCGAATCAGCTCTATGGGGTCGCGATTTGAAAGGAGACACGTCTATTGATGGAACTGTTTATTTACTGATCCTGAAATTTTGTTTGGGAACATGTTTGCCATTAACACTGTATGATTTAATAAATTTAAGCTATCCCAGAAAGAAAGGCAAAGGCACACAAGTAacaatttga